The Tigriopus californicus strain San Diego chromosome 5, Tcal_SD_v2.1, whole genome shotgun sequence genome includes a region encoding these proteins:
- the LOC131880582 gene encoding protein trapped in endoderm-1-like encodes MSIEDPTMVRHFDGNCTVETMMNYSEICLDPDHADFAIKACNHFGSALSHVAVVICVLNGVMGCCGNLLTLIAIPYSIYNNQFGFKRSRDSATILIVNLAFADLMYCSINLPLYTIQYWNGRWPFDRMACRIFAVFRYVNAFGEWMSLAVIALSRCVGLIRNQRCFSWKQGFVIIIAIWFYAFLMILPAVTEHFGKFGYNCMVGKCDFISQVDEAIEPHVFFYAIGFGIPCFVILISYCVIWCYAKNSAKYLRKTSEENRRNVLQREYNMTCTLFLICLCYLVFVAPIAIVNIIDPTAQNPQLHLAFFCVYWFQYSLNFLIYAARCEQYRRAYFFFLGKIIPFWSQKNSNSTVFVLNKEKHVVTSRPRGCDHPSSSKDNIQGPRQILGESVFSSKSTSFVVMGKKRRREIIYEKTEDEVRTTSIHPDSIQEEIILKVHARWRKRSKSCIM; translated from the exons ATGTCGATTGAAGATCCAACG ATGGTGAGACATTTCGATGGCAATTGCACGGTCGAAACCATGATGAACTATAGTGAAATCTGCTTGGATCCGGACCATGCAGACTTTGCCATCAAGGCTTGCAATCACTTTGGATCAGCCTTGAGTCATGTGGCCGTGGTCATTTGCGTCCTCAATGGAGTCATGGGGTGTTGTGGAAATCTCCTGACACTCATTGCCATCCCATACTCCATCTACAACAACCA ATTTGGTTTTAAAAGGAGCAGAGACAGTGCCACGATTCTCATCGTGAATTTGGCCTTCGCAGACTTGATGTATTGCTCGATCAATCTGCCTTTGTACACGATTCAATATTGGAACGGTCGTTGGCCTTTTGACCGAATGGCTTGCCGGATTTTTGCCGTTTTCCGATATGTAAATGCTTTTGGCGAATGGATGAGCCTAGCCGTTATTGCTTTGAGCCGTTGTGTTGGTTTGATCCGGAACCAAAGATGCTTTTCATGGAAGCAAGGATTCGTCATTATCATCGCCATTTGGTTCTACGCTTTCCTGATGATTTTACCCGCGGTCACCGAG CATTTCGGAAAATTTGGGTACAACTGTATGGTGGGCAAATGTGATTTCATCAGTCAAGTGGATGAGGCGATAGAACCCCATGTGTTCTTCTACGCCATTGGTTTTGGCATCCCTTGCTTTGTCATCCTGATTAGCTATTGCGTCATTTGGTGTTACGCCAAGAACTCAGCAAAGTACCTACGCAAGACCAG TGAGGAAAATCGCCGCAATGTGCTCCAACGAGAGTACAATATGACCTGTACCCTGTTTTTGATCTGTCTCTGCTACTTGGTGTTTGTGGCACCCATCGCCATTGTGAACATCATTGATCCCACTGCTCAGAATCCACAGCTCCATTTAGCGTTCTTCTGCGTCTATTGGTTCCAATACAGCCTGAACTTCTTGATCTACGCCGCCCGATGTGAACAATACCGACGGGCCtacttcttctttctcgggaaGATCATCCCATTCTGGTCTCAAAAGAACTCAAACTCCACAGTATTTGTGCTAAACAAAGAGAAACACGTGGTCACCTCCAGACCCAGGGGCTGTGACCATCCAAGTTCTAGCAAGGACAACATCCAAGGTCCTCGGCAGATCCTGGGCGAGTCGGtcttttcatccaaaagtaCGTCGTTTGTGGTCATGGGCAAGAAGAGACGGAGGGAGATCATCTATGAGAAAACCGAGGACGAGGTCCGAACCACCTCCATTCATCCAGACAGCATCCAAGAGGAGATTATCCTCAAAGTCCATGCTCGATGGCGCAAACGAAGCAAGAGCTGTATCATGTAA
- the LOC131880511 gene encoding protein trapped in endoderm-1-like, translated as MWNTLLSFNLAPDFMDINDSNQTCTSETVVNYSSICVDWEHELFNMEACNHLNHAMSLYAAVICIGNALIGCCGNLLTLLAIPYSVYNNKFGFKRSRDTATILIMNLAFADFVYCLVNLPLYSIQYWSGRWPFGGTACRYFAAFRYWNAFAEWMSLAIIALSRCIGLVRNQRCFSWKQGQLIVLAIWVYAAILVSIVLTEIYGKFGYNCMIGKCDFLRVQPNRMDPHLVFYSIAFGIPCFVILISYSVIWCYAKNSAKYLRQSSEENRRLVMKRESSMTRTLFAICVCYIIFVGPIAIVNIIDPTGQLPALHLTFFCLYWFQYSLNFLIYAARCQQYKRAYAFLLGQMFPCCCQFTAKATLIILNGHNRVEANHQPITRPGAEIGINNLLEISKEPTSKSVMSSLNAAVVLVDKRHSWNRSIIYETMTDNEMWTTGIQVGMNQEEVTLRIHTHMKSRIRTMTM; from the exons ATGTGGAACACGCTCCTCTCTTTCAATTTGGCTCCTGACTTCATG GACATTAATGACTCCAATCAAACATGTACCTCCGAAACTGTTGTCAATTACAGTTCCATTTGTGTGGATTGGGAACATGAGTTGTTCAATATGGAGGCTTGCAACCATTTGAACCATGCTATGAGTCTTTATGCCGCCGTCATTTGCATTGGGAACGCCCTCATTGGGTGTTGTGGAAACCTCCTCACACTCCTAGCCATTCCCTACTCAGTGTATAACAACAA ATTTGGGTTCAAACGAAGCCGGGACACGGCCACGATTCTGATTATGAACTTGGCCTTTGCAGACTTTGTGTATTGTTTGGTCAATTTGCCCTTGTACTCCATTCAATACTGGAGTGGCCGATGGCCTTTCGGTGGGACAGCTTGTCGTTATTTTGCTGCCTTTCGGTATTGGAACGCTTTTGCTGAGTGGATGAGTCTGGCCATTATAGCATTGTCTCGTTGCATTGGTTTGGTCAGAAATCAACGATGCTTTTCGTGGAAGCAAGGCCAACTGATTGTCCTTGCCATTTGGGTGTATGCAGCAATATTGGTGAGCATTGTTCTCACCGAG ATCTATGGCAAGTTTGGATACAACTGCATGATTGGCAAGTGTGATTTTCTCCGTGTCCAACCCAATCGGATGGACCCCCATTTGGTTTTCTATTCCATCGCTTTTGGCATTCCTTGTTTCGTCATCTTGATTAGCTACAGTGTCATTTGGTGCTATGCCAAAAACTCGGCCAAATACCTCCGTCAAAGCAG tgAAGAGAACCGCCGGCTCGTGATGAAAAGAGAGAGTAGCATGACCAGGACCCTCTTTGCGATCTGCGTCTGTTACATCATATTTGTGGGGCCCATCGCCATTGTGAACATCATTGATCCAACGGGACAACTGCCTGCACTTCACCTGACCTTCTTTTGTCTCTACTGGTTCCAATACAGCTTGAACTTCTTGATATACGCTGCCCGATGTCAGCAGTACAAACGAGCTTACGCTTTTCTTCTGGGCCAGATGTTCCCATGTTGCTGCCAATTCACTGCCAAGGCCACTCTGATCATCTTAAATGGACACAATCGAGTCGAGGCCAATCATCAGCCGATAACAAGGCCAGGGGCAGAGATTGGGATAAACAATCTTTTGGAGATCTCCAAAGAGCCCACAAGCAAATCGGTCATGTCGTCCCTTAACGCTGCGGTGGTTTTAGTGGACAAGAGACACAGTTGGAACAGGAGCATTATCTACGAGACGATGACGGACAATGAGATGTGGACCACTGGCATTCAGGTGGGAATGAATCAAGAAGAGGTCACACTGCGCATTCACACCCATATGAAATCTCGTATTCGTACTATGACCATGTGA
- the LOC131880512 gene encoding uncharacterized protein LOC131880512, translating into MADTHFKQFFTLVLAVLFLIQCYSVFMKFCQGHRTLSIEQKALPDLKFPSVTICPKISSNQTFSPEQISQAIQFQHWIHDFDCENDTADNQNLDATFTFQAMLENMPRTDFILEAYDPCYENGIINMRDDQHFREEDYSEIWTSYVTPSKELSTMTLTRCYTYNSPINTKSGHELHFTLEGTNIEWFQVFLHDKEQFFISNNKLYGSETFAIHSKSELSVEYELAVKRRIAMNADPVPCHDNKPYPLFHDCLDDYLERATGCALPWRTGSNTGLATCQSSIQFQKYWVEVQELIEVGESVLYSKTGCYTKCQRHYYKATKHEASKVDDEHEEGEYHVHMSLSYKEPEIVVETENLAYDLNDLIGDIGGYLGLLLGASVLTIWDICSKFLSLMCGKKEGGTLIQYKRDGK; encoded by the exons ATGGCTGACACACACTTCAAGCAGTTCTTCACCCTGGTTCTAGCCGTCTTGTTCCTGATTCAATGCTATTCAGTCTTCATGAAATTTTGTCAAGGTCACCGAACATTGTCCATCGAGCAAAAGGCTCTTCCTGATTTGAAATTCCCTAGCGTCACCATATGTCCCAAGATCTCTTCCAATCAGACTTTTTCACCCGAGCAAATCAGTCAAGCCATCCAATTCCAGCACTGGATCCATGACTTTGATTGTGAGAATGACACGGCCGATAATCAAAACTTGGATGCGACCTTTACCTTTCAAGCCATGCTTGAAAACATGCCCAGAACGGATTTTATATTAGAGGCGTATGATCCTTGCTATGA AAACGGAATCATCAATATGCGGGATGATCAACACTTTAGGGAGGAGGACTATAGCGAAATCTGGACCTCATATGTCACACCTAGTAAAGAGTTGTCCACAATGACCTTGACCAGGTGCTATACCTACAATTCCCCCATAAACACAAAATCTGGCCACGAG CTGCATTTCACTTTAGAAGGAACCAACATTGAGTGGTTCCAAGTCTTTCTCCATGATAAGGAACAGTTTTTTATTTCCAACAATAAACTGTACGGATCCGAAACATTTGCTATACACTCCAAAA GCGAGCTCTCCGTAGAGTACGAATTGGCGGTGAAGCGACGAATTGCCATGAATGCGGATCCCGTTCCTTGTCATGACAACAAGCCCTATCCCTTGTTCCACGATTGCCTCGACGATTATTTGGAACGGGCTACAGGATGTGCGCTTCCTTGGCGAACGGGTTCCAATACCGGACTTGCCACTTGCCAATCATCGattcagtttcaaaaatattgggtTGAAGTCCAGGAACTGATCGAAGTTGGAGAATCCGTTTTGTACTCGAAAACGGGTTGTTACACCAAATGCCAACGGCATTATTATAAAGCTACCAAACATGAAGCGAGTAAGGTCGATGATGAACATGAAGAAGGGGAGTATCATGTCCACATGAGTCTTTCGTACAAAGAGCCGGAAATTGTGGTTGAGACCGAGAACCTCGCCTATGACCTCAACGATTTGATCGGGGATATCGGAGGATATTTGGGTCTGCTCCTCGGAGCCAGTGTTTTGACCATTTGGGACATTTGCAGCAAGTTTTTGTCCCTTATGTGTGGTAAAAAAGAAGGGGGAACATTAATCCAATATAAGAGAGATGGTAAATGA
- the LOC131880620 gene encoding uncharacterized protein LOC131880620, whose product MIDLMPRTHFVMDVKDPFFGNGAIDMRDPNNFQPQEYNKIWTSYITPSKQFSWLTITQCLTYTSPNFTEPGHKLQFILQGDKTSWFQVFLHERESFFPSNNKLYGSELFPIQVESDRSVEYDLVARRRIAMNADPVPCHEIEPYPLFHECLDDYVERTIGCALPWRNGSNPKFAICQTSGQFLEYWTMVDHLIDWGESYLYQITGCYTKCRRHYLKVSKHNTIKAGNDGKNAVSFITFVYKEPELSIETENLAYDSLDLIGDIGGYLGLLLGVSILTVWDLCHNLGLVLVKKKNNTTWTI is encoded by the exons ATGATTGACCTTATGCCTCGCACACACTTTGTGATGGACGTTAAGGATCCATTTTTTGG CAATGGTGCGATTGATATGAGGGATCCAAACAACTTTCAACCTCAGGAATACAACAAGATTTGGACTTCATACATCACACCGagcaaacaattttcttggctAACCATAACACAATGTCTCACTTACACCTCTCCAAATTTCACCGAACCTGGGCATAAG CTCCAATTTATCCTTCAAGGGGATAAAACGTCATGGTTCCAAGTTTTTCTTCATGAAAGGGAATCGTTTTTCCCTTCAAACAACAAATTGTATGGATCTGAATTATTTCCGATTCAAGTCGAGA GTGATCGTTCCGTGGAGTATGACTTAGTAGCGAGGCGACGAATTGCCATGAATGCGGATCCCGTTCCCTGTCATGAGATCGAGCCCTATCCCTTGTTCCACGAGTGTCTCGACGATTATGTGGAACGGACCATAGGATGCGCCCTCCCTTGGCGCAATGGTTCCAATCCCAAATTTGCCATTTGCCAAACTTCCGGTCAGTTTCTCGAATATTGGACCATGGTGGATCACTTAATTGATTGGGGAGAATCTTATTTGTACCAAATTACTGGATGCTATACCAAATGTCGAAGACACTACTTGAAAGTATCCAAGCACAATACGATTAAGGCCGGAAATGACGGCAAGAACGCAGTTTCTTTCATAACCTTCGTATATAAAGAGCCAGAATTGTCCATTGAAACTGAGAATCTCGCCTATGACAGCCTTGATCTGATTGGAGATATTGGAGGATATTTGGGTCTTCTGTTGGGAGTGTCAATCTTAACGGTTTGGGATTTATGTCACAACTTAGGCCTGGTCCttgtgaagaagaaaaacaatacAACTTGGACAATCTAA